A section of the Chryseobacterium scophthalmum genome encodes:
- a CDS encoding CPBP family intramembrane glutamic endopeptidase yields the protein MENSKYPKYIFDWIGGFILFAGYIFGSLLVGFVGLAGKFIFKLDFMQKPWFMMFANAVVFCLIIWAFDFLIVRQKTGKKLNFNFSPTNFSTYLLIFPMMLGMMFVGEFITSQIPTTGPFFGDFYEFFENLLAGLTDDPVVMVITAVIMAPIFEEIIFRGIIQKGMINNGVKPWKAILLASVLFGLIHGNPWQFVGATLLGTVLGLVYYKTKSLLLPMLLHGFNNLCSAILIFYTKKESFAEAFEMQEWMILAIGIVLFSIFFYLFTFRNKVRYSEI from the coding sequence ATGGAAAACTCAAAATATCCGAAATATATTTTCGACTGGATTGGAGGCTTCATCCTATTTGCAGGATATATTTTTGGAAGTTTGTTGGTAGGTTTTGTAGGACTTGCAGGAAAATTTATTTTTAAATTAGATTTTATGCAGAAGCCCTGGTTTATGATGTTTGCCAATGCTGTCGTTTTCTGTCTGATTATTTGGGCTTTCGATTTTTTAATAGTACGCCAGAAAACGGGAAAGAAATTGAATTTTAATTTTTCGCCCACCAATTTTTCTACCTATCTCCTGATTTTTCCGATGATGCTCGGAATGATGTTTGTTGGTGAATTTATCACTTCTCAGATTCCAACAACGGGACCTTTTTTCGGAGATTTTTATGAGTTTTTTGAAAATCTGTTGGCGGGGCTTACCGATGATCCTGTAGTGATGGTCATTACTGCTGTGATTATGGCGCCTATTTTTGAAGAAATTATTTTCCGCGGAATCATTCAGAAAGGAATGATTAATAATGGCGTAAAACCATGGAAAGCCATACTTTTAGCAAGTGTTCTTTTTGGTTTGATACACGGAAATCCGTGGCAGTTTGTTGGTGCAACTTTGTTGGGAACGGTCTTAGGATTGGTTTATTATAAAACAAAATCTCTGCTTTTACCAATGCTTTTGCATGGTTTTAATAATCTTTGCTCTGCAATCTTAATATTTTATACTAAAAAAGAAAGCTTTGCAGAAGCTTTTGAAATGCAGGAATGGATGATTCTGGCAATCGGAATTGTATTGTTTTCTATATTTTTCTATCTATTTACATTTAGAAATAAAGTGCGTTATTCTGAAATTTAA
- a CDS encoding choice-of-anchor L domain-containing protein: MLKYRLKNYLFLFAVLLVSASISAQKRQPPKNIVNETNKKAGVFIDVNAAGYAPSTYTIEQLVKNVLISGGTTCSVPNVSNVTVTPTQSQTFNDRFWGYFHRGTTNFPFRDGIVLTTGYARQTGNVASAQNSTVTGAGMDDADLLVAVPNPSTDPNDHYKDNVMLEFDFVPNSNQVKFNYLFASEEYTSGYPCEFADVFALLIKPVSGGPYVNVAILPGGAGPVNMINIHPANQSNGTPLSCGPSNEIYFGGYNSASNIVTNFEGRTVPLTAIATVVPGQAYHFKMVLADFRDTIYDSAVFLEGGSFDIGIKLVDGTGATLPASLNVCDNAPQTLVAQLSGITGATYQWYKDGVLIPGATSATYVATSPGVFTVVVTIPGNTCPVEAKITIVGGTTPAAQNAILKICTTPAVSNFNLNDAKPQISTTAGAVFRFYTNQADAQAQNANFITDANLASYNGTDGQVLHVVVSNGGFCSKLVTLTLRKEATPIAQLVATKLKICLGESVTLTASGGVTYQWSNSTVTSAVQTLSPTQTTTYTVYAIGAQGCKSLQPATVTVEVVPAITSNLSGGFICESDRMTLDAGAGPNYSYLWSNGATTQTIVADTPGIYFVDISNGVCSKRYTTEVMQAFIPEIVNVDYSQSGTLIVTASNLGSGVLEYSVDNGVTWQGSNVFNNIPNNKIISIRVRVKTTSCMGGLEYFTFIMQNVITPNGDNVNDMIDFRGISDYNKFQASISDRYGKVVFKAEKTRPFWDGYFQGKKLPTASYWYQVTFEDPASKQLTVKTGWILLKNFE, encoded by the coding sequence ATGTTAAAATATAGATTAAAAAATTATCTTTTTCTTTTTGCGGTATTGCTTGTTTCGGCTTCTATCTCTGCCCAAAAAAGACAACCGCCAAAAAATATAGTCAACGAAACCAATAAAAAAGCAGGAGTATTTATCGATGTAAATGCTGCAGGATATGCGCCATCTACTTACACTATAGAGCAACTCGTTAAGAATGTTTTGATTAGTGGAGGTACTACTTGTTCGGTACCAAATGTATCTAATGTAACTGTTACTCCTACTCAATCCCAGACTTTTAATGATAGGTTTTGGGGATACTTTCACCGAGGAACTACCAACTTTCCATTCAGAGATGGGATTGTTTTAACTACAGGATATGCAAGACAGACCGGAAATGTAGCATCTGCTCAAAATTCTACAGTTACAGGTGCAGGAATGGATGATGCGGATCTTTTAGTAGCAGTACCTAATCCTAGTACTGATCCTAACGATCATTATAAGGATAATGTAATGTTAGAATTTGATTTTGTACCGAATTCTAATCAGGTTAAATTCAACTATCTTTTCGCATCAGAAGAATATACAAGTGGTTATCCTTGTGAATTTGCAGATGTATTTGCATTATTAATTAAACCTGTTTCAGGTGGACCTTATGTAAATGTTGCAATATTACCTGGTGGAGCTGGCCCGGTGAATATGATTAATATACACCCTGCTAATCAGTCAAATGGGACACCTTTATCATGTGGACCTTCTAATGAAATTTATTTTGGAGGTTACAATTCAGCATCTAATATAGTAACCAATTTTGAGGGAAGAACAGTACCATTAACTGCTATTGCAACTGTTGTTCCTGGGCAAGCTTACCATTTTAAAATGGTTTTGGCTGATTTTAGAGATACCATTTATGACTCTGCAGTATTTCTTGAAGGAGGATCTTTTGATATAGGAATTAAGCTTGTTGATGGAACTGGAGCTACATTGCCTGCAAGTTTGAATGTGTGCGATAATGCACCTCAGACTTTGGTCGCTCAGCTTTCCGGGATTACAGGAGCAACTTATCAATGGTATAAAGATGGTGTATTAATACCGGGAGCAACAAGCGCTACTTATGTTGCTACATCACCGGGAGTTTTTACGGTAGTTGTTACAATTCCTGGAAATACTTGCCCGGTTGAAGCAAAAATAACAATTGTAGGAGGGACAACTCCTGCTGCACAAAATGCAATTTTAAAAATTTGTACAACTCCTGCTGTTAGCAATTTTAATTTAAATGATGCTAAACCGCAGATTAGTACAACAGCTGGAGCAGTTTTTCGTTTTTATACAAATCAGGCAGATGCTCAGGCTCAAAATGCCAATTTTATTACTGATGCGAATTTGGCTTCGTATAATGGAACAGATGGTCAGGTTTTACATGTGGTTGTATCAAATGGAGGGTTCTGTAGTAAGCTGGTTACTTTAACGTTACGTAAAGAAGCGACTCCGATTGCTCAGCTTGTTGCTACAAAATTGAAAATTTGTTTAGGTGAATCTGTTACTTTAACAGCTTCGGGAGGGGTTACTTACCAATGGAGTAATTCTACGGTAACTTCTGCTGTACAGACCCTTTCACCAACACAAACTACCACTTATACAGTTTATGCAATCGGTGCTCAAGGATGTAAATCATTACAGCCGGCAACTGTTACTGTAGAAGTTGTGCCCGCAATTACGTCTAATCTTTCAGGAGGATTTATCTGCGAAAGCGATAGAATGACTTTGGATGCAGGAGCCGGACCAAATTATTCATATTTATGGAGTAATGGTGCAACGACGCAAACTATTGTAGCTGACACTCCTGGAATTTACTTTGTAGATATTAGCAACGGAGTTTGTTCTAAAAGATATACAACGGAAGTGATGCAAGCTTTTATTCCGGAAATTGTGAATGTAGATTACAGTCAGAGTGGTACATTGATTGTTACCGCTTCTAATTTAGGCAGTGGCGTTCTTGAGTATTCTGTAGATAATGGTGTAACTTGGCAAGGTTCTAATGTGTTTAATAATATTCCTAACAATAAAATAATTTCTATTAGAGTCCGAGTAAAAACAACCAGTTGTATGGGAGGATTAGAATATTTTACTTTTATTATGCAGAATGTAATTACTCCAAACGGAGATAATGTAAATGATATGATCGATTTCAGAGGAATAAGTGATTATAATAAATTCCAGGCATCCATTTCAGATCGATATGGCAAAGTAGTATTTAAAGCAGAAAAAACAAGACCTTTCTGGGATGGCTATTTCCAGGGTAAAAAACTGCCGACTGCTTCTTACTGGTATCAGGTAACATTTGAAGATCCTGCAAGTAAGCAGCTTACTGTAAAAACAGGCTGGATTTTACTTAAGAATTTCGAATAA
- the rdgB gene encoding RdgB/HAM1 family non-canonical purine NTP pyrophosphatase, which translates to MEILVATHNLHKKEEIQQILGNDFTVKSLTDYDIHDEIIEDGDSFNANALIKAKYCFEKTGIPSLGDDSGLVVESLDGRPGIFSARYAGDHDFAKNIEKVLSEMENVENRKAYFITVLCYYDANGAQYFDGRVHGNLLTENKGHQGFGYDPIFVPEGYGITFAEMNPEDKNKISHRKQALDLFLDFLKD; encoded by the coding sequence ATGGAAATATTAGTTGCTACACACAACCTCCATAAAAAAGAAGAAATTCAACAGATTTTAGGAAATGATTTTACGGTAAAAAGTCTTACCGATTATGATATTCACGACGAAATCATTGAAGACGGAGACTCTTTCAACGCCAATGCTTTGATTAAAGCGAAATATTGCTTTGAAAAAACAGGCATTCCAAGTTTGGGAGACGACAGCGGTTTGGTAGTAGAATCTTTAGACGGAAGACCCGGAATTTTTTCGGCAAGATATGCAGGAGATCACGATTTTGCTAAAAACATCGAAAAAGTTTTAAGCGAAATGGAAAATGTTGAAAACAGAAAAGCTTATTTCATCACGGTATTATGTTATTATGATGCAAACGGTGCTCAATATTTTGACGGAAGAGTTCACGGAAATTTATTGACAGAAAACAAAGGTCACCAAGGTTTTGGTTACGATCCTATTTTCGTTCCAGAAGGCTATGGAATCACTTTTGCAGAGATGAATCCTGAAGACAAAAACAAAATCAGTCATAGAAAACAGGCATTAGATTTGTTTCTTGATTTTTTGAAAGATTAG
- the namA gene encoding NADPH dehydrogenase NamA, which produces MLYSPIKFRNVELKNRWVMSPMCMYSSENGVANDFHFVHYGSRAQGGTGLLIVEASGVEPKGRITNHCMGIWNDEQAAELQKIVEFVHKNSESKIGIQIAHAGRKGSTWENKQISLEEGWETLAPSAIPYHPTERIPHVLTLEEIKEQVQNFKNAAKRAVKAGFDVVEIHGAHGYLIHQFLSPLSNVRTDEYGGSFENRIRFLLEIVDAVNEELNENVALFVRISGTEYAENGWNIDDSVELAKILKDHYVDLVDVSSGGNIHGAKISVFDGYQVPFSSAVKNQANVKTGAVGLITKTEQAEEILQNNEADLIFVAREILRNPYLAVQGSFEMKEESFFPHQYLRAKISS; this is translated from the coding sequence ATGTTATATTCTCCTATAAAATTTAGAAATGTAGAGCTTAAAAACCGTTGGGTAATGTCGCCAATGTGTATGTATTCTTCAGAAAATGGGGTTGCCAATGATTTTCACTTTGTGCATTACGGAAGTCGTGCTCAAGGCGGAACCGGACTTCTCATCGTTGAAGCGAGCGGGGTAGAACCGAAAGGAAGAATCACCAATCACTGCATGGGAATTTGGAATGACGAACAAGCTGCAGAACTTCAGAAGATTGTAGAATTCGTTCACAAAAATTCAGAAAGCAAAATAGGAATTCAGATTGCTCATGCTGGAAGAAAAGGTTCTACTTGGGAAAATAAACAAATCTCTTTGGAAGAAGGTTGGGAAACACTTGCACCGAGTGCGATTCCGTATCATCCGACAGAAAGAATTCCGCACGTTTTGACTTTAGAAGAAATAAAAGAACAGGTTCAAAATTTTAAAAATGCTGCGAAAAGAGCAGTAAAAGCAGGTTTTGATGTTGTTGAAATTCACGGAGCGCATGGTTATCTTATTCATCAGTTTTTGTCACCGCTTTCTAATGTGAGAACAGACGAGTACGGTGGAAGTTTTGAAAACAGAATAAGGTTTTTACTGGAAATTGTAGATGCAGTCAACGAAGAACTCAACGAAAATGTAGCACTATTTGTAAGGATTTCAGGAACAGAATATGCTGAAAACGGTTGGAATATTGATGACAGTGTAGAATTGGCAAAAATTTTAAAAGACCATTATGTCGATTTGGTAGATGTTTCGAGTGGTGGAAATATTCATGGCGCAAAAATTTCTGTTTTTGACGGGTATCAGGTTCCATTTTCTTCGGCTGTAAAAAATCAGGCAAATGTGAAAACAGGAGCAGTAGGTTTGATTACGAAAACCGAACAGGCAGAAGAGATTTTACAAAACAATGAAGCCGATTTAATATTTGTAGCACGAGAGATTTTACGAAATCCTTATTTGGCAGTTCAGGGTTCTTTTGAAATGAAAGAAGAATCTTTTTTTCCTCATCAGTACCTTAGAGCGAAAATTTCTTCTTAA
- the cdd gene encoding cytidine deaminase: protein MKKDININYEHFKGRNELSEVENSLFEKAIQARENAYAPYSNFFVGCAVLLENGEIFSGNNQENAAFPSGLCAERTALFWIGANFPDQKIKKIFIVGGPKEFSEKNPPIPPCGACRQSIIEYETKQNENIELYFSNLNDEVIKVTSIKDLLPFYFDGTFL from the coding sequence ATGAAAAAAGATATAAATATCAATTACGAACATTTCAAAGGCAGGAACGAACTTTCAGAAGTAGAAAACAGCCTTTTTGAAAAAGCAATTCAAGCGAGAGAAAACGCTTATGCACCTTACTCTAACTTTTTTGTAGGTTGTGCTGTTTTGTTGGAGAATGGTGAAATTTTCTCAGGAAACAATCAGGAAAATGCAGCTTTTCCTTCCGGGCTTTGTGCAGAAAGAACAGCACTTTTTTGGATTGGAGCAAATTTCCCAGATCAAAAAATTAAAAAGATCTTTATTGTGGGCGGACCAAAAGAATTTTCAGAGAAAAACCCACCAATTCCGCCATGTGGAGCTTGCCGACAAAGTATTATAGAATACGAAACCAAGCAAAACGAAAATATCGAACTTTATTTTTCTAACTTAAATGATGAGGTTATAAAAGTAACTTCTATAAAAGATTTGCTTCCGTTTTATTTTGATGGAACATTTTTGTAG
- a CDS encoding CCC motif membrane protein: MNQQKLPNATAVLVLGIVSIVGCCCYGVLGLIAGIIGLVLYKKDNALYQSNPTLYSDYNNLNTGRILCIIGLILSALYLVLNIVMIAVFGWDALSDQELMQERIREMMGQ, translated from the coding sequence ATGAATCAACAAAAATTACCTAATGCTACGGCAGTGCTTGTTTTAGGAATTGTTTCTATCGTCGGATGCTGTTGTTACGGTGTTTTGGGGCTAATTGCCGGAATTATCGGACTTGTACTTTACAAAAAAGACAATGCGTTGTACCAAAGTAATCCAACTTTATATTCTGATTACAATAATCTTAATACCGGAAGAATTCTTTGTATTATTGGTTTGATCCTTAGCGCACTTTATCTTGTTTTAAATATTGTGATGATTGCTGTTTTCGGATGGGATGCACTTTCAGATCAGGAATTGATGCAGGAACGTATCAGAGAAATGATGGGACAATAA
- a CDS encoding ribonuclease Z encodes MSTYLTILGFNSAIPTINTSPTAQLLEMEERCFLIDCGEGTQVQLRKAKARFSKINHIFISHLHGDHCFGLPGLIASFRLLGRETPLHVYGPKGIKKMLDTIFTITETHRGFEVVYHELDKDYSEKIYEDNRVEVFTIPLDHRIYCNGYLFKEKPKDRHINMEEVSKYSEIETCDYHNLKAGKDFVLSDGYVLKNEVLTTTPAPSVSYAFCSDTRYLESVIPIIKNVTVLYHESTFLHDLKEMADYTGHTTALEAATIAKKAEVEKLILGHFSNRYGDLTVFTDEARTVFPNSYLPKALECVKI; translated from the coding sequence TTGAGTACTTATTTAACGATATTAGGCTTTAACTCGGCAATACCTACGATTAATACTTCACCTACAGCTCAGCTTCTGGAAATGGAAGAAAGATGTTTTTTGATTGATTGTGGTGAAGGAACACAGGTACAGCTGAGAAAAGCAAAGGCAAGATTTTCAAAAATCAATCATATTTTTATATCACATCTTCATGGTGATCACTGTTTTGGTTTGCCCGGTTTAATAGCATCTTTCCGACTTTTGGGAAGAGAAACTCCGTTGCATGTTTACGGGCCGAAAGGAATCAAAAAAATGCTGGACACTATTTTTACGATTACTGAAACGCACCGAGGTTTTGAGGTTGTATATCATGAACTGGACAAAGATTATTCAGAAAAAATCTATGAAGATAATAGGGTAGAAGTGTTTACCATTCCTCTGGATCACAGGATTTACTGTAACGGATATCTGTTTAAAGAAAAACCAAAAGACCGACATATCAATATGGAAGAGGTCTCAAAATATTCAGAAATTGAGACTTGCGATTATCATAATTTGAAAGCGGGAAAAGATTTTGTTTTGAGTGACGGATACGTTCTTAAAAATGAAGTTCTAACAACAACTCCGGCTCCGTCAGTTTCTTATGCCTTTTGCAGCGATACAAGATATTTAGAATCTGTGATTCCGATTATCAAAAATGTAACGGTTTTGTATCATGAGTCTACATTTTTGCACGATCTAAAAGAAATGGCAGATTATACAGGTCATACAACAGCTTTGGAAGCAGCAACGATTGCCAAAAAAGCTGAAGTTGAAAAATTGATTTTAGGACATTTTTCTAATCGATATGGCGATTTAACGGTCTTTACAGATGAAGCGAGAACTGTTTTTCCAAATTCTTATCTTCCAAAAGCTTTGGAATGTGTGAAAATTTAA
- a CDS encoding MFS transporter, translating to MKNNIAVSLQLNFFRHMDSSINPPKNINLKLISYVSFTFVGYFIIGLSLSVLPIFITKSLGYSLLIAGMVISLQYISTFFLRAYSGKIIDGKGPKPAVLFSMIGFSLTGIFLIFAYYFKFSPILSLSFLIITRLLTGCAEGMVGASPINWAIMDLGEKHTAKIISYNGVACYGALAIGASLGIVIEHAYSLYGIGILSIILGILGFFFAKTKENKTNLNPQENQSFWKVLGKVAPFGVCLALGGIGFASISTFITLYYNYFHWNNGALCLSIFGGLFVAGRLVFSNVINNYGGIKVAIACLFVETIGLLIIAFATNAQMALVGAGVTGLGFSLIFPALGVVAIKSVSPSSQGSALAGYGLFIDISLGVAGPIIGSVADFFGMQFIFPFSAAMVFIGLGLAYFLKKKSNLKKLNEA from the coding sequence ATGAAAAATAATATCGCTGTATCTTTGCAGCTTAATTTTTTTCGTCACATGGACAGTTCAATAAATCCACCCAAAAACATCAATCTTAAACTTATTTCTTATGTATCTTTTACTTTTGTAGGATATTTTATTATCGGTCTCTCACTTTCGGTTTTGCCGATTTTCATCACCAAAAGTTTAGGATATAGCCTTTTAATTGCAGGAATGGTAATTAGTTTGCAATATATTTCTACATTTTTCTTGAGAGCATATTCCGGAAAAATCATTGATGGAAAAGGTCCGAAACCAGCCGTTTTATTCAGCATGATTGGTTTTTCTTTAACCGGAATTTTTCTAATTTTCGCTTATTATTTTAAATTTTCTCCGATTTTAAGTCTTAGTTTTTTAATCATCACCCGTCTTTTAACAGGTTGTGCAGAAGGTATGGTTGGAGCAAGCCCGATCAACTGGGCGATTATGGATTTAGGCGAAAAACATACCGCAAAAATCATTTCCTACAACGGTGTTGCTTGTTATGGAGCTTTGGCAATCGGAGCTTCTTTAGGGATTGTAATCGAGCATGCATACAGTTTGTATGGCATTGGAATTCTCTCTATCATCTTAGGAATTCTCGGATTTTTCTTTGCTAAAACTAAAGAAAACAAAACCAACCTTAACCCACAAGAAAATCAATCTTTCTGGAAAGTTCTTGGGAAAGTTGCTCCTTTTGGAGTTTGTCTGGCTTTAGGAGGAATCGGTTTTGCAAGTATCTCTACATTTATCACATTATATTACAATTATTTTCATTGGAATAATGGTGCTCTGTGTTTAAGTATTTTCGGAGGATTATTTGTAGCCGGAAGATTGGTTTTCAGCAATGTTATCAATAATTATGGCGGAATAAAAGTTGCCATTGCCTGTCTTTTTGTAGAAACCATCGGGCTTTTAATTATTGCATTTGCAACCAACGCTCAAATGGCTTTGGTTGGAGCCGGAGTTACAGGATTAGGATTTTCGCTAATATTTCCTGCGCTTGGTGTTGTTGCTATAAAGAGTGTTTCACCATCAAGCCAAGGTTCTGCTTTGGCGGGTTACGGACTTTTCATTGATATTTCTTTAGGTGTTGCAGGTCCGATAATTGGAAGTGTTGCCGATTTTTTCGGAATGCAGTTTATCTTTCCGTTCAGTGCAGCAATGGTTTTTATTGGTTTAGGACTAGCTTATTTTCTGAAGAAAAAATCAAACTTAAAGAAATTGAATGAGGCTTAA
- a CDS encoding DUF2752 domain-containing protein, whose translation MLPCPSKKFLGIECFGCGSQRAILMVFQGKFSEAFQMFPAVYTLLLFFCVVGINFIDKKRNYGQILIFLAIINSLIMVFSYFYKHFIIHLN comes from the coding sequence ATGCTTCCTTGTCCCAGCAAAAAGTTTTTGGGAATTGAATGTTTCGGATGTGGAAGTCAGCGGGCAATTTTGATGGTTTTTCAGGGAAAGTTTTCTGAGGCCTTTCAAATGTTTCCGGCAGTGTACACTTTATTGCTGTTTTTCTGCGTTGTTGGCATCAATTTTATCGACAAAAAAAGAAATTATGGACAGATTTTAATTTTTTTAGCAATAATTAATTCACTGATCATGGTTTTTTCTTACTTTTATAAACATTTTATTATTCATTTAAACTAA
- a CDS encoding DUF1003 domain-containing protein, with product MKTPHEKIEFLERMADGITSWIGSIPSLIIHTLLFITSFLLPVFGIVDVDKMLLVLTTVLSLEAIYLSILIQMSVNKSHEKIEDIQEDIEEISEDIEDIQEDIEEISEDLEEISEDIEEISEDIEDIQEDIEEINEDEDDEDHNERAKKAILKSNVSSNKNEIRFLKDKIVELQHKIDELKKD from the coding sequence ATGAAAACACCACACGAAAAAATAGAATTTCTTGAGAGAATGGCAGATGGAATCACCTCGTGGATTGGTTCTATACCGTCTCTCATCATCCATACCTTACTTTTTATTACATCGTTTTTATTACCGGTTTTTGGGATTGTAGATGTTGATAAAATGCTGCTTGTTTTAACAACGGTTTTGTCATTGGAAGCCATTTATCTTTCAATTTTAATTCAGATGTCTGTCAATAAAAGTCATGAAAAAATTGAAGATATTCAGGAAGATATTGAGGAAATTAGTGAAGACATCGAAGATATTCAGGAAGATATCGAGGAAATCAGTGAAGACCTTGAGGAAATTAGCGAAGATATCGAAGAAATTAGTGAAGACATTGAAGATATCCAGGAAGATATTGAAGAAATCAACGAAGATGAAGACGATGAAGATCATAACGAAAGAGCCAAGAAAGCAATTCTTAAAAGCAATGTAAGCTCTAATAAAAATGAAATACGATTTTTAAAAGATAAAATTGTCGAACTTCAACATAAAATTGATGAACTGAAAAAAGATTAA
- a CDS encoding TIGR02757 family protein, which translates to MNFSELKDFLDEKADIYNNLEFIQDDPVQIPHRFSLKQDVEIAGFLSATISWGNRKSIIKSAEKILDIMGNSPYDFVMNYSEKDLDYIKDKNIHRTFNGEDFAYFIKQFHEIYKENESLENLFLLNDEESNFYHSIERFRQKFLGIEKHRTHKHVSSPYKNSSSKRIIMFLRWMTRKDNRGVDFGIWENIDQKFLSIPLDVHTGNISRKLGLISRTQNDWKTVEELDLVIRKFDENDPAKYDFALFGLGVTKELF; encoded by the coding sequence ATGAATTTTTCAGAATTAAAAGATTTTCTTGATGAGAAAGCGGATATTTACAATAATCTTGAATTTATTCAGGATGATCCGGTTCAGATTCCGCACCGTTTTTCGCTGAAACAAGATGTTGAAATTGCTGGTTTTTTGTCGGCAACAATTTCCTGGGGAAACCGAAAATCGATTATTAAATCTGCTGAAAAGATTCTTGATATCATGGGAAATTCTCCTTATGATTTTGTGATGAATTATTCTGAGAAGGATTTAGATTATATTAAAGACAAAAACATTCACCGAACTTTTAACGGAGAAGATTTTGCTTATTTTATTAAACAGTTTCATGAAATTTATAAAGAAAACGAAAGTCTTGAAAATCTGTTTTTACTTAATGATGAAGAAAGTAATTTTTATCACTCGATAGAAAGATTCAGACAAAAGTTTTTAGGGATTGAAAAGCACAGAACGCATAAACATGTAAGTTCACCTTATAAAAATTCGTCTTCAAAAAGGATCATTATGTTTTTGCGATGGATGACCAGAAAAGATAATCGTGGCGTAGATTTTGGAATCTGGGAAAATATTGATCAGAAATTTTTATCAATTCCTTTGGATGTGCATACCGGAAATATATCAAGAAAATTAGGCTTGATTTCAAGAACGCAGAATGACTGGAAAACCGTTGAAGAATTAGATTTAGTTATTAGAAAATTTGACGAAAACGATCCTGCAAAATATGATTTTGCTCTGTTTGGATTGGGCGTAACGAAAGAATTATTTTAA
- a CDS encoding DUF3267 domain-containing protein — MENYTEKKLTIDLKKANIYSLKILLYSCVVFLIPYVFLWQYQFSFEHFTATFKRLIEKYTFLSGFIPLVFIVLGIVLHELIHGLTFLPFCKKGFKSIKFGFLKQYFTPYCHCKEPLKLKYYRIGVIMPAIILGFIPSVWAIFTGNFYLLCFGIFFIMGAAGDFMILMTLKNENPEDLVLDHPSEAGCFVYTAKE, encoded by the coding sequence ATGGAAAATTACACTGAGAAAAAGCTGACAATTGATTTAAAGAAAGCAAATATTTATTCGCTGAAAATATTGTTGTATTCGTGTGTTGTTTTTCTAATTCCTTATGTTTTTCTTTGGCAATATCAGTTCAGTTTCGAGCATTTTACAGCAACCTTTAAGAGACTTATAGAAAAGTATACTTTCTTAAGTGGATTTATCCCCTTGGTTTTTATCGTTTTAGGAATTGTTTTGCATGAACTTATTCACGGACTTACTTTTTTACCTTTTTGTAAAAAAGGTTTTAAATCAATAAAATTTGGTTTTCTAAAACAATATTTTACCCCTTATTGTCATTGCAAAGAACCTTTAAAGCTAAAATATTATAGAATAGGAGTTATAATGCCTGCAATTATTCTGGGTTTTATACCTTCAGTTTGGGCAATCTTTACGGGCAATTTTTATCTTTTGTGCTTTGGGATTTTCTTTATCATGGGAGCTGCAGGAGATTTTATGATTTTAATGACTTTAAAAAATGAAAATCCTGAAGATTTGGTTTTAGACCATCCAAGTGAAGCTGGTTGCTTTGTTTATACAGCAAAAGAATAA